A single genomic interval of Halobacillus halophilus DSM 2266 harbors:
- a CDS encoding Dph6-related ATP pyrophosphatase yields the protein MKNVMVSWSGGKDSSLALFKMLNDPTIKVKGLFSTVSSESDRLPMHEVKRTWLTRQAEAIGLPHYELELPLQASNEIYEKELHKQFEQFKKQAVQAIVYADLFLEDIRNYRDELLKRMDMQGVYPLWGTNSEEIAHEFLRRGFKAVITTVDTDQLSGEFAGHMYNEDFLRQLPASVDPCGEYGEFHTFVFDGPIFNQPISIRTGDSFSTMNERFGHIELKE from the coding sequence ATGAAAAATGTAATGGTTTCCTGGAGTGGAGGTAAGGACAGTTCCCTTGCGTTGTTTAAAATGCTGAATGACCCAACTATTAAAGTCAAAGGGTTATTTTCTACCGTTTCTTCTGAAAGCGACCGCCTGCCGATGCATGAAGTTAAGCGAACCTGGCTTACAAGGCAGGCGGAAGCGATTGGTCTGCCTCACTACGAATTAGAATTGCCTTTACAGGCGTCAAATGAAATTTACGAAAAAGAGCTCCATAAGCAGTTTGAGCAGTTCAAAAAACAAGCAGTTCAGGCTATCGTGTATGCTGATTTGTTTCTCGAGGATATAAGGAACTATCGTGATGAACTATTGAAACGAATGGACATGCAAGGCGTTTACCCACTCTGGGGTACGAATTCTGAGGAAATCGCCCATGAATTTCTAAGGCGAGGGTTTAAGGCAGTGATTACGACGGTTGATACTGACCAGCTTTCTGGAGAGTTTGCGGGTCATATGTACAATGAAGATTTCTTAAGACAGCTTCCAGCATCCGTGGATCCTTGCGGTGAATATGGAGAATTTCATACATTTGTTTTCGACGGACCTATATTTAATCAACCGATCTCTATAAGAACAGGGGATTCTTTTTCGACGATGAATGAACGATTTGGTCATATAGAGCTGAAGGAATAA
- the fabI gene encoding enoyl-ACP reductase FabI — protein MEDLLKMTGKNVVIMGVANNRSLAWGVAQSLYKAGANLIFTYRKDRSYTKLKKLLDENEMAAAAVVPCDVNNDESIQEAFQTIGEKVDCIHGVVHSIAFAHAEDLKGEFLNTSRSGFAFAQDTSAYSLIAVAKAAHPYMKEGGAITAMSYLGAERVVEGYNVMGVAKASLESTVKYLAADLGKHNIRVNALSAGAIRTLAAKGVPSFNEILHKIEDTAPLRKNVTKEEVGDMTLAMMSHLSRGVTGEIVYVDSGYNILG, from the coding sequence ATGGAAGATTTACTAAAAATGACAGGTAAGAATGTAGTCATCATGGGTGTAGCGAATAACCGCAGTTTGGCCTGGGGTGTCGCCCAGTCCCTTTATAAAGCAGGGGCAAACCTCATCTTTACATATAGAAAAGATCGTTCCTATACAAAGCTAAAGAAGCTGCTGGATGAGAATGAAATGGCGGCGGCAGCGGTCGTGCCCTGTGATGTAAATAACGATGAAAGCATCCAGGAAGCTTTTCAGACGATTGGAGAAAAAGTTGACTGTATTCATGGGGTTGTACACTCCATTGCTTTCGCTCACGCGGAGGACTTAAAAGGTGAATTTCTGAATACTTCAAGAAGCGGCTTCGCCTTTGCTCAGGATACAAGCGCCTATTCCCTAATTGCTGTGGCCAAAGCAGCTCATCCTTATATGAAAGAAGGAGGCGCGATAACAGCGATGAGCTATCTCGGAGCTGAGCGCGTAGTAGAAGGTTACAATGTAATGGGAGTGGCCAAAGCATCACTCGAATCTACTGTAAAATATTTAGCCGCAGATTTAGGAAAGCACAACATCCGTGTGAACGCTCTTTCAGCGGGAGCGATCCGCACACTTGCAGCAAAAGGAGTACCTTCATTCAACGAAATACTCCACAAGATTGAAGACACTGCGCCGCTTCGAAAAAATGTAACCAAGGAAGAAGTTGGAGATATGACGCTTGCCATGATGAGCCATCTTTCCAGAGGGGTTACAGGTGAAATTGTATATGTAGATTCAGGTTATAACATACTTGGATAG
- a CDS encoding Glu/Leu/Phe/Val family dehydrogenase: MQKQQTIIEESLKALMEDESFLPDLQAQTREQAFKSLVALLSTPNHIHKSFLRVTLDDNTIVRIPAFRVQHSDTVGPYKGGVRFHESVNEGEVSNLAKLMTLKNALHELPFGGGKGGVVIKPKEYNIKELNLICKKYVQYFDDILGPDKDIPAPDVGTGEREMDWMMGEFKNIHPGEPYRNSFTGKSVVNGGSLGRREATGKGVYFTFRYMMHNFLNENRKWLSDTDNIFANTALNHHDQKLSMAIQGFGNLGSVAALEAYQCDYLQNKIVAVSDHNVMLYNNDGLDVPALIKFTEESDGDLPTTEEELEEHEIKAEIRERDELLEMDCDVLLLAALEDQIHEDNMERIQASMIIEGANGPITEDADRYLADKGVLIVPDILANAGGVIVSYYEWIQGREAQFMTEDQVFERLFDKMKYTMDTILPQFFGDPFPLRQNCYIHSVMKLSTIMYRQGKLY; this comes from the coding sequence ATGCAAAAACAACAGACCATTATTGAAGAATCTCTAAAAGCTTTAATGGAAGATGAATCGTTCCTGCCTGATCTCCAGGCACAGACACGTGAACAGGCCTTTAAATCCCTGGTAGCTTTACTTTCCACCCCCAATCATATACATAAATCCTTTTTGAGGGTGACGCTGGATGACAACACCATTGTTCGTATACCGGCATTCCGGGTCCAGCACAGTGATACGGTTGGGCCATACAAAGGCGGGGTACGATTCCACGAATCCGTAAACGAAGGAGAAGTTTCGAACCTGGCCAAGCTGATGACCTTGAAAAACGCACTCCATGAGCTTCCTTTTGGCGGTGGTAAAGGTGGGGTCGTTATTAAACCCAAGGAGTACAACATCAAAGAGCTCAATCTGATATGTAAGAAATATGTACAGTATTTCGATGATATACTAGGTCCCGATAAAGATATTCCTGCTCCGGACGTAGGAACCGGTGAACGGGAGATGGACTGGATGATGGGCGAATTCAAAAACATTCATCCCGGTGAACCTTACCGCAACAGCTTTACAGGAAAGAGTGTAGTTAACGGCGGATCACTTGGAAGACGTGAAGCTACCGGTAAAGGAGTTTACTTCACCTTCCGTTATATGATGCACAATTTCTTAAATGAAAATAGAAAGTGGTTGTCCGACACCGATAACATTTTTGCAAATACTGCTTTAAATCATCATGATCAAAAACTGAGCATGGCTATACAAGGATTTGGTAACCTGGGTTCTGTAGCTGCTCTTGAGGCTTATCAGTGCGATTATCTTCAGAACAAAATTGTAGCAGTCAGCGATCACAATGTTATGCTTTACAATAATGACGGGCTAGATGTCCCTGCCCTCATCAAGTTTACTGAGGAATCAGATGGAGATCTTCCAACGACGGAAGAAGAGTTGGAAGAGCATGAAATTAAAGCCGAGATTAGAGAGCGTGATGAACTGCTGGAAATGGATTGTGACGTTCTTCTGCTTGCTGCGCTTGAGGATCAAATTCATGAAGATAATATGGAACGGATTCAGGCTTCTATGATCATAGAAGGGGCGAACGGTCCAATTACAGAAGATGCTGACCGGTATCTTGCAGACAAAGGTGTCCTAATTGTACCGGATATTCTTGCGAACGCAGGCGGGGTTATTGTTTCGTACTACGAATGGATTCAAGGCCGTGAAGCGCAATTTATGACAGAGGATCAGGTTTTTGAGCGTTTATTTGATAAAATGAAATACACGATGGACACGATTTTACCACAGTTCTTTGGAGATCCATTCCCGCTTAGACAGAACTGCTATATTCATTCGGTTATGAAATTATCCACGATTATGTATCGTCAAGGGAAACTGTATTAA
- a CDS encoding UPF0182 family membrane protein, translating to MDKQINNIRPLQNKKQKKYLGLAGKIFGVLIVLAFLLWLTLSWITDYIWMDSLGFESVYTTIFSTKILLGIIGFIVYFALTYVTLSLIRKGYIRYFERDELPSVIREKKWGRLISVGVAALVGLFGSSIVQSIGWELWLKFLNNSSFGVNDPHFSMDISFYMFELPFINFAVNTLMGLGIFLLLVEIGFYSAFNMYRKSRFAQLHMGGTLAVIALLLAMQHVLAPFGTLLTNEVNIFQTSVVHGLSYTDDAVNIPASYVLAGAAIIGAVWMIIALMRGKYRAMLIPVIAYIGIVVLSQGASIIVQNYVVSPNEFSKETPYLEHNLNFTRTAYDLEAIDERQHPGNETLDQSLIESNQLTINNVRINDARPILDIYNQLQTFRTYYEFNDIDIDRYQVDEEYQQVFLGARELNTDDLPSQAKTWVNENLRYTHGYGIAMSDVNKITAQGQPEYMLKNLPSQGVMDISRPQIYFGEESYQNVIVNSGVDEFDYPSGEENKSTRFEADTGIPLAGLNRALFSLEAGSFRMFVSDQVTGDSQLLAERNIMDRVEKIAPFLNYDEDPYIFVREDGSLSWMIDAYLTAERYPYSEPHKGEENYVRNSVKVTIDAYTGEVDFYAVNPDEPLLQTYQKMFPDLFTEDIPADIQSHFRYPVDLFKIQASMYGTYHMTNLEVFYNREDYWEFPTEKYFDEDIEMEPYYITMKLPESDEEEFVLMTPYTPRNRQNMIAWMGVRNDGENYGETFVYRFPKQENVYGPQQIENRINQDSNISQQLNLWSQGGSEVIRGNLLVIPIQDTVLYAEPIYIESSNETSLPEVKQIILAYGDQIVMEPTFDQALESLLARTDPDVEPSEGEEEQPEGNENAQDLVESEQKLQELSTLFEEYQNALSNGNWEQAGTIMSEIESMLGEAN from the coding sequence TTGGATAAACAGATAAATAACATTCGACCACTGCAGAATAAGAAACAAAAGAAGTACCTTGGCTTAGCAGGTAAAATTTTTGGAGTTTTGATTGTGCTTGCTTTTCTACTATGGCTTACCCTAAGTTGGATTACCGATTATATTTGGATGGATTCTCTGGGATTCGAATCGGTGTACACCACAATATTCAGCACTAAGATCTTACTTGGTATTATAGGATTCATTGTTTATTTCGCACTGACATATGTAACGCTTTCATTAATCAGAAAAGGGTACATCCGCTATTTTGAAAGGGATGAACTCCCATCCGTAATCCGGGAGAAGAAGTGGGGGCGCCTCATTAGTGTTGGAGTTGCGGCCTTAGTTGGCTTGTTCGGAAGCAGTATTGTTCAAAGTATAGGATGGGAATTGTGGCTGAAGTTCTTAAATAATTCTTCCTTTGGGGTGAATGATCCTCACTTCTCCATGGATATTTCCTTTTATATGTTTGAACTGCCATTCATTAATTTTGCTGTAAATACTCTAATGGGCTTAGGGATTTTTCTACTTCTTGTTGAAATCGGCTTTTATTCCGCTTTTAATATGTACCGAAAAAGCCGTTTTGCCCAGCTTCATATGGGCGGCACCCTGGCCGTAATAGCGCTGCTATTGGCTATGCAACATGTATTAGCTCCCTTCGGCACGCTCCTGACTAATGAAGTGAACATATTTCAAACCAGCGTGGTGCACGGGTTAAGTTACACAGATGACGCCGTAAATATCCCTGCCTCCTATGTGTTAGCCGGAGCAGCCATTATCGGAGCTGTCTGGATGATTATTGCTTTGATGCGTGGTAAATATAGAGCCATGTTGATTCCTGTCATTGCTTATATAGGAATAGTCGTGCTAAGTCAGGGAGCATCTATTATAGTCCAGAACTATGTAGTATCCCCAAATGAATTCTCAAAAGAGACTCCTTATCTTGAGCACAATTTGAATTTTACTCGGACCGCTTATGATCTGGAGGCGATTGATGAACGCCAGCATCCAGGAAATGAAACGCTCGATCAATCACTGATTGAAAGTAATCAGTTGACCATTAATAACGTCCGGATCAACGATGCTAGACCGATTCTTGACATTTATAATCAACTTCAAACATTCAGGACCTACTATGAATTCAATGATATCGACATAGACAGATACCAGGTAGATGAAGAATATCAGCAGGTATTCCTTGGAGCCAGAGAGTTAAACACGGATGATCTTCCGTCTCAGGCTAAAACATGGGTGAACGAAAACTTAAGATATACTCATGGTTATGGTATAGCTATGAGTGACGTGAATAAAATCACGGCTCAAGGACAGCCGGAGTATATGCTGAAAAACCTCCCTTCTCAAGGGGTCATGGACATCTCTCGTCCGCAAATTTACTTTGGTGAAGAAAGCTATCAAAATGTAATTGTGAACAGTGGTGTAGATGAATTTGACTACCCTTCCGGTGAGGAAAATAAATCCACCCGCTTTGAAGCAGACACTGGTATCCCGCTAGCGGGTCTGAACCGGGCGCTTTTCAGTTTAGAAGCTGGATCCTTCCGAATGTTTGTATCGGATCAGGTGACCGGCGACAGTCAGCTGCTGGCTGAACGAAACATTATGGACCGAGTTGAAAAAATTGCTCCTTTTCTAAATTACGATGAGGATCCTTATATCTTCGTTCGTGAAGACGGCAGTCTTTCGTGGATGATTGATGCGTACTTAACAGCCGAACGGTATCCTTACTCAGAGCCGCATAAAGGGGAAGAAAATTATGTCCGAAACTCTGTAAAGGTAACGATTGACGCTTACACAGGTGAAGTAGACTTTTACGCTGTTAATCCGGATGAACCGCTTCTTCAAACGTATCAGAAAATGTTTCCGGACCTCTTTACAGAAGACATACCGGCTGATATTCAGTCCCACTTCCGTTACCCAGTGGATCTGTTTAAAATACAAGCATCCATGTATGGTACTTACCACATGACCAATCTGGAAGTATTTTATAACCGGGAAGACTACTGGGAATTTCCTACTGAAAAGTATTTTGATGAGGATATAGAGATGGAGCCTTATTATATTACGATGAAGCTTCCGGAGAGTGATGAGGAAGAATTTGTACTTATGACTCCTTACACTCCAAGAAATCGTCAAAATATGATTGCCTGGATGGGAGTAAGAAACGATGGGGAGAACTACGGAGAAACATTTGTCTACCGTTTCCCTAAACAAGAGAATGTCTATGGTCCGCAGCAAATTGAAAATCGAATTAACCAGGACAGTAACATTTCTCAGCAATTGAACCTCTGGTCTCAGGGCGGTTCCGAAGTCATTCGAGGTAATCTGCTTGTCATTCCGATTCAGGATACGGTGTTGTACGCTGAACCGATTTACATTGAATCCTCCAACGAAACGTCCCTGCCTGAAGTCAAACAGATTATATTGGCTTATGGCGATCAGATTGTAATGGAACCTACATTTGACCAGGCGCTCGAAAGTCTTCTTGCTCGAACCGATCCAGACGTTGAACCGAGTGAGGGTGAAGAAGAGCAGCCTGAAGGAAATGAAAACGCTCAAGACTTGGTAGAATCAGAACAAAAACTCCAGGAGCTTTCCACTTTATTTGAGGAATATCAAAATGCGCTATCCAATGGAAATTGGGAACAAGCGGGCACGATTATGAGTGAAATAGAAAGTATGCTGGGTGAAGCGAATTAA
- a CDS encoding phospholipase D-like domain-containing protein has translation MEILITAGCSILASSYITYRWTIRQKKETYSLAYFLSKTERSPLKEIIETIQNAEKTIDVAIFLFSNHHIAAELIQASKRGVIVRVFTDREQLKSFESQIKNIKELTDNGVSVRTNTHDGTMHIKMLISDRIHALVGSYNFTYNAERKNDEILLRVDDERMGRQLSSVFEDLWQDGVNWQFYKDQPEEKIS, from the coding sequence ATGGAAATCCTAATAACCGCCGGATGCTCCATCTTGGCAAGCTCTTATATTACGTATAGGTGGACAATTAGGCAAAAGAAAGAGACGTATTCCCTCGCTTATTTTCTATCCAAAACGGAGCGCTCTCCTTTAAAAGAGATCATAGAAACCATTCAAAATGCTGAGAAAACCATTGATGTAGCCATTTTTCTTTTTTCCAACCACCATATAGCCGCTGAGCTGATTCAAGCGTCGAAACGAGGCGTTATAGTGCGAGTATTTACTGACCGGGAACAGCTAAAATCGTTCGAATCTCAGATCAAAAATATTAAGGAACTCACGGACAACGGGGTTTCCGTCCGTACCAACACCCACGACGGAACGATGCATATTAAAATGCTGATTTCTGACCGCATCCATGCTTTAGTCGGTTCTTATAATTTCACTTATAATGCCGAGAGAAAAAATGATGAAATCCTGCTTCGGGTAGACGACGAAAGAATGGGACGGCAGCTGAGTTCAGTGTTCGAAGATTTATGGCAGGACGGAGTGAACTGGCAGTTTTATAAGGATCAGCCCGAAGAAAAGATTAGTTGA
- a CDS encoding ubiquitin family protein has protein sequence MGKDSQNVHSESSPHPDGNREGVISNSKGLQMGVTVDAKRSWKGKEKELNLQPDEKIKEFKQHMENITGKED, from the coding sequence ATGGGTAAAGATTCACAGAACGTTCATTCTGAGAGTTCACCGCACCCTGATGGGAATAGGGAAGGAGTAATAAGTAATTCTAAAGGGTTGCAGATGGGTGTTACCGTGGATGCGAAGCGGTCTTGGAAAGGAAAAGAAAAAGAATTGAACTTGCAGCCCGATGAAAAAATAAAAGAATTTAAACAGCATATGGAAAATATAACGGGGAAGGAAGACTAA
- the ppc gene encoding phosphoenolpyruvate carboxylase: protein MTNQPKTNDHTTPLRRDINELGKMLGNLLVHHGGEELLNKVETIRQLTKDLRNNHSTSTYNQLKEEIQNLKPPMRSQVIRAFSIYFHLVNIAEQNHRIRRRREYQLREDHGAQPFSLESAVLNLKNNNFSKDVIQNVLDHLSLELIITAHPTEATKRTVLEIQKRIATILQKLDNPQLTKNERDSLKDSLQNEVSVLWQTDELRDRKPTVMDEVRNGLYYFDETLFDVLPEIHQELEYCLEENYPEEDWDVPNFLRFGSWIGGDRDGNPNVTPDITWQTLQKQRNLVLNKYEEVLVELMKRFSHSSAQVTVTDELMASIEKEEPQLPKGKKWRVEKEIYRRKFAIVLERLRQVGQSDLGYDYADELLEDLYQIQKSAKTHQPARRELKKLRKLIRQVELFGFHLATLDIRNHSGEHESAVDELLRKVSIEDNYSELAEDKKIEVLQNVLKDPRPISLLNEDYSDSTQEMLTVFQMIRNAHIEFGKRSIEVYLISMTESASDLLEVLVLAKEAGIYRLHADGTVESNINVAPLLETVDDLVAGPEILKTLFEMDVYAKHLKHRNNHQEIMLGYSDGSKDGGTLTANWRLYKAQQEIHTMAREYNVGLKFFHGRGGSLGRGGGPLNRSLLSQPEETLGDGVKITEQGEVLSSRYLIKDIAYRSLEQGASTLLEGAANVSQESEQAHNREDAWEQAMEEIAEISLKKYQSLVFGDKDFLTYFNEATPLKEISELNIGSRPMKRKDSSKFENLRAIPWVFAWSQNRQLIPAWYAAGSGLASYVENDNDRLEQLKQMYINWPFFRSTINNLQMALTKADIQTAQEYTQLVNDQELGERIFNNIVDEYERTKEILLKISGDEELLTHQPTIKESVRLRNPYVDPLNFLQVELIKELRASEDQDDELLTEVLLTISGIAAGLRNTG from the coding sequence GTGACTAATCAACCAAAAACAAACGATCATACAACTCCCTTACGCCGGGACATTAATGAACTGGGTAAAATGCTCGGTAATCTACTTGTCCATCACGGCGGAGAAGAGTTATTAAACAAAGTTGAAACTATTCGTCAATTGACGAAAGATCTTCGAAACAATCATAGTACATCTACTTATAATCAACTGAAAGAAGAAATTCAAAACCTCAAGCCTCCTATGCGATCCCAGGTGATCCGGGCTTTCTCAATTTATTTCCACCTCGTTAACATAGCTGAACAAAACCACCGTATCCGCAGACGCCGCGAGTATCAACTAAGAGAAGATCACGGAGCTCAGCCTTTCTCTCTAGAAAGCGCCGTACTTAATTTAAAGAATAATAATTTTTCAAAAGATGTGATTCAAAATGTGTTGGATCATCTCTCTCTTGAACTGATTATTACCGCACACCCAACAGAAGCTACAAAAAGAACCGTGCTGGAAATCCAGAAGAGAATTGCTACTATTTTGCAGAAGCTGGATAATCCTCAACTTACTAAGAATGAAAGAGACAGCCTGAAGGACAGTCTTCAAAACGAAGTCAGCGTTCTATGGCAGACGGATGAACTGCGTGATCGTAAGCCGACTGTAATGGATGAGGTGCGAAACGGCCTCTATTACTTTGATGAAACACTTTTCGATGTGCTTCCAGAAATCCATCAGGAACTGGAATATTGTCTCGAGGAGAACTATCCGGAAGAAGATTGGGATGTGCCTAATTTCCTTCGTTTCGGTTCCTGGATTGGAGGCGATCGTGACGGAAATCCGAACGTGACCCCTGACATTACGTGGCAGACTTTACAGAAGCAGCGTAATCTTGTCCTGAATAAGTATGAAGAAGTGCTCGTAGAGTTAATGAAGCGTTTCAGTCATTCTTCTGCGCAAGTAACGGTTACTGACGAATTAATGGCATCCATAGAGAAAGAAGAACCGCAGCTCCCTAAAGGGAAGAAATGGCGCGTGGAAAAAGAGATTTACCGCCGTAAATTTGCTATCGTTCTGGAACGTTTGCGCCAGGTCGGTCAATCAGATCTCGGCTATGATTATGCTGATGAACTGCTTGAAGATCTTTATCAAATTCAGAAAAGCGCCAAAACGCACCAGCCTGCCAGACGCGAATTGAAAAAACTGCGCAAACTGATTCGCCAGGTCGAATTGTTCGGGTTCCACTTAGCAACTCTCGATATACGGAACCATAGTGGTGAACACGAATCAGCAGTGGACGAGCTGTTGCGTAAGGTAAGTATTGAAGATAATTATAGTGAACTTGCTGAAGACAAGAAAATTGAGGTTCTGCAAAACGTATTGAAGGACCCGCGTCCTATTTCATTATTAAACGAGGATTATTCAGACAGCACTCAGGAAATGCTTACCGTCTTCCAAATGATTCGTAACGCACATATTGAGTTCGGGAAGCGCTCCATTGAAGTTTACCTGATTAGTATGACGGAATCTGCAAGCGACCTGTTAGAAGTTCTCGTGCTTGCTAAAGAAGCCGGCATTTACCGTCTGCATGCTGACGGAACGGTTGAAAGCAATATTAACGTAGCTCCATTACTGGAAACCGTTGATGACCTCGTAGCTGGACCTGAAATCCTGAAGACGTTATTTGAGATGGATGTCTATGCGAAACATCTTAAGCACCGAAATAATCATCAGGAAATCATGCTTGGTTATTCAGACGGCAGTAAAGATGGCGGTACATTAACAGCTAACTGGAGACTATACAAAGCCCAGCAGGAAATTCATACAATGGCCCGCGAGTATAACGTCGGACTGAAGTTCTTCCACGGGCGCGGCGGTTCCTTGGGTCGCGGTGGCGGTCCCCTAAACCGAAGCCTCCTTTCCCAGCCGGAAGAAACACTGGGGGACGGTGTAAAAATTACCGAACAAGGGGAAGTTCTTTCCTCCCGCTATTTGATAAAAGATATTGCGTACCGCAGCCTGGAGCAAGGCGCATCCACCTTACTCGAAGGGGCAGCCAATGTTTCCCAGGAATCAGAACAAGCTCATAATCGCGAAGACGCATGGGAACAGGCGATGGAAGAAATTGCTGAAATTTCACTGAAGAAATATCAATCCCTGGTATTCGGCGATAAAGACTTCCTGACCTACTTCAACGAAGCGACGCCATTAAAAGAAATCAGTGAACTGAACATTGGCTCACGTCCAATGAAGCGTAAAGACAGTTCCAAGTTTGAGAATCTGCGTGCGATCCCATGGGTATTCGCATGGTCACAGAACCGTCAGCTGATCCCTGCTTGGTATGCAGCAGGTTCAGGCCTCGCGAGTTACGTTGAAAATGATAATGACAGACTTGAACAGCTTAAGCAGATGTATATTAATTGGCCGTTCTTCCGCTCCACCATCAACAACTTACAGATGGCTCTTACTAAAGCTGATATTCAAACAGCACAGGAATATACACAGCTGGTTAATGACCAGGAGCTTGGTGAACGAATCTTTAATAACATCGTTGACGAATACGAGCGAACCAAAGAAATTCTTCTGAAGATCTCAGGGGATGAAGAATTACTCACTCATCAGCCGACGATCAAAGAATCCGTACGCCTGCGTAACCCTTACGTCGATCCGCTGAATTTCCTTCAAGTGGAGCTGATTAAAGAGCTGCGCGCATCGGAAGATCAAGATGATGAACTACTAACCGAAGTCCTGCTGACCATAAGTGGTATTGCAGCTGGTCTTCGTAATACAGGCTGA
- a CDS encoding SMP-30/gluconolactonase/LRE family protein, translating into MSVQLVLDSKSTLGEGPSWDSEKEVLYWVDIVGKKIHRYDPVQHENTTVELEQYPGTIQPREDGEVILALQNGFYFYNWMSETLEPITDPEKHLPGNRFNDGKCDPAGRFWAGTMNLEEQQDKGALYRLDTNLEVTEKLNGLSISNGIAWSPDHAYMYHIDTPTKQVMRYDFNMETGEITNPKTVVTIPDDQGSPDGMTIDEEGMLWIAHFGGAGVSRWDPEKGECLEFIDVPAANVTCCVFGGKDMNELYITTARKGMSDEDLEKYPEAGGLFKLKTKVRGLPSYPFKG; encoded by the coding sequence ATGTCTGTACAATTAGTACTTGATTCCAAGTCAACATTAGGTGAAGGTCCAAGCTGGGACTCAGAAAAGGAAGTTCTGTATTGGGTAGATATTGTCGGGAAGAAGATTCACCGATATGATCCCGTCCAGCATGAAAATACGACGGTAGAATTGGAGCAGTATCCTGGTACCATTCAACCGCGTGAGGATGGCGAAGTCATTCTTGCGCTTCAAAATGGCTTTTACTTTTATAACTGGATGTCAGAAACTCTGGAGCCTATAACCGATCCGGAAAAACACTTACCAGGCAATCGGTTTAATGATGGTAAATGCGACCCTGCGGGAAGGTTTTGGGCAGGGACTATGAATTTAGAGGAGCAGCAGGACAAAGGAGCTCTCTACAGGCTGGATACGAATCTTGAAGTTACAGAGAAGCTGAATGGACTCAGCATATCCAATGGGATCGCATGGTCACCTGATCATGCCTATATGTATCATATTGATACGCCCACCAAACAAGTGATGCGATACGACTTTAATATGGAGACAGGGGAAATTACCAATCCGAAAACCGTGGTAACCATTCCGGATGATCAAGGGTCGCCGGATGGCATGACCATTGATGAAGAAGGGATGCTATGGATCGCTCATTTTGGCGGAGCAGGCGTTTCCAGATGGGACCCTGAAAAAGGAGAGTGTTTAGAATTCATCGATGTCCCGGCTGCAAATGTCACATGCTGTGTATTTGGCGGTAAGGATATGAATGAACTCTATATTACGACAGCCAGAAAAGGTATGAGTGATGAGGACTTAGAGAAGTATCCGGAAGCAGGAGGACTGTTTAAATTAAAAACAAAAGTCCGTGGGCTTCCGTCTTATCCATTTAAAGGGTGA
- a CDS encoding GNAT family N-acetyltransferase, whose amino-acid sequence MIELQNFSSEDYDQLIGWIPTEAFLMKWGGPIFQFPLDHNQLDSYTRQPDRIVYKAWDSESKEVVGHISLGRIDKKNESARIGKVLVSPEHQNRGIGEQMIAEVTAIAFEELKLHKVALGVFDFNQPAIRCYEKAGFQKDGLLRDHRKVNGSFWNLLEMSLLRTEWEPHSSHQKKEASSY is encoded by the coding sequence TTGATTGAATTACAGAATTTTTCAAGCGAAGATTATGATCAGCTGATTGGCTGGATTCCTACAGAGGCTTTCTTAATGAAATGGGGAGGCCCCATTTTTCAATTCCCTCTGGATCATAACCAGCTGGACTCTTATACCCGCCAGCCTGACCGCATCGTGTATAAAGCATGGGATTCTGAATCCAAAGAAGTGGTCGGACACATTTCTTTAGGAAGAATAGATAAGAAGAATGAATCAGCCCGAATCGGTAAAGTCCTGGTAAGTCCAGAACATCAAAACCGTGGAATTGGAGAACAAATGATTGCCGAGGTTACAGCTATTGCTTTTGAGGAACTTAAGCTTCATAAGGTAGCCCTTGGTGTCTTTGATTTTAATCAACCGGCGATCCGCTGCTATGAAAAAGCCGGTTTTCAAAAAGATGGACTGCTTAGAGACCACCGGAAAGTAAACGGATCATTTTGGAACCTATTAGAAATGAGTCTGTTGCGAACGGAGTGGGAACCACACTCATCCCACCAAAAAAAGGAAGCTTCCTCGTACTAG